Sequence from the Candidatus Accumulibacter similis genome:
AGGACCAGAGCTATTTCCTGCATCGGCTGCAGCAGGAGCATCTGGCGCGGACGCTGTTCCCGCTCGCCGGTCTGTACAAGCGCGAGGTGCGCCGGATCGCCGCCGATGCCGGCCTGCATGTCGCGCTCAAGAAGGACTCGACCGGCATCTGCTTCATCGGCGAGCGACCCTTCAAGGAATTCCTGATGCGCTACCTGCCGCCGCAGAAGGGCGAGATTCGCTGCCTCGACGACGACCGCGTCCTCGGTGAGCACGACGGCGTCGCCTACCACACGATCGGCCAGCGCAAGGGGCTGCACATCGGCGGCGTCAAGGGCGGCAGGGGTGGCGCGAGCGGCGACCACGACGCCTGGTTCGTCGCCGGCAAGGACATCGTCAACAACGTGCTGCATGTCGTGCAGGGCCATCATCACCCAGCGCTGCTCAGCGAAGAGCTGACGGCCCGCGATCTGTCCTGGGTGTCCGCTCAGCCGCCGCACGCGCACTGGGTGTATACGGCGAAGACGCGCTACCGGCAGGCCGACGCGCCGTGTGAGATCGAGTGGGTGGCGGCGGATGCCTGCCGGATCCGCTTCGCCGAGCCGCAGTGGGCGGTGACTCCGGGGCAGTCGGTGGTGGTGTACGAGAGCCGGGTCTGCCTCGGTGGCGGCGTCATCGCCTGAGGGTTGCCGCGAAGCGGCGCGTCGCTTCAGGCGAGACCCTGGCTGGCGAGGTAGTCCTCGTAGTTGCCGAGGTAGTTTACGAGCGTGCCGTCGGGGCGGATCTCGAGCACCCGTGTCGCCAGTGATGAGACGAACTCGCGGTCGTGCGAGACGAAGATCAGCGTTCCCTTGAACTTCTCGAGCGCGGTATTGAGCGACTCGATCGATTCCATGTCGAGGTGGTTGGTCGGTTCGTCCATCACCAGCACGTTCGGCCGCTGCAGCATCAGCCTGCCGAAGATCATCCGCCCCTGCTCGCCACCGGAGATGACGCGTACCGGCTTCTGCACCTCGTTGCCCGAGAACAGCAGGCGGCCGAGGGTGCCGCGGATCAGCGTCGCCAGATCGTCGCCCTCGTCGGCGCTGCCGCGGGCGTAGCCGGCGATCCAGTCGGTCAGGCTGAGATCGCTGTCGAAGTCCAGCGCGTGGTCCTGCGCGTAGTAGCCCGGGCGCGCCTTCTCGGCCCACTTGATGCTGCCGCGCTGCGGCTGCAGTTCGCCCAGCAGCAGCTTCAGCAGAGTCGTCTTGCCGACGCCGTTCTCGCCGATGATCGCCAGACGCTCACCTCCGTTGAGGCTGAGGTCGAGCTTGCTGAAGATTGGCCGCTCGGCACCGTGATAGGCGAATCCGAGATTCTGGATCTCGACCGCCTGCCGGTGCAGCTTCTCCTTGTCGTCGAACTCGAAGCGGATCCACGGATACTGGCGCGACGACGGTTTGACGTCCTCGGGTTTCAGTTTGTCGATCAGCTTCAGGCGCGAGGTGGCCTGTTTGGCCTTCGATGCGTTCGCCGAGAAGCGGCGGACGAAGCTCTGCAGTTCGGCGATCCGCTCCTTCGCCTTGGCGTTGGCGCTCTGCTGTCGTTGCCGGGCCTGCGTCGAGGCCTCCATGAAGTCGTCGTAGTTGCCTGGGTAGACGGTGATCTTGCCGTAATCGAGGTCCGCCATGTGCGTGCAGACCTGGTTGAGGAAGTGGCGATCGTGCGAGATGATGACCATCGTGCTGTTGCGCTCGTTGATCACGTTTTCCAGCCAGCGGATCGTGCCGATGTCGAGGTTGTTGGTCGGCTCGTCGAGGAGCAGGATGTCCGGGTCGGCGAACAGCGCCTGGATCAGCAGGACGCGCAGTTTCCAGCCGGGTGCGACATCACTCATCGGGCCATGGTGCTGCGCTGCCGGAATGCCGACGCCGAGCAGCAGTTCGCCGGCGCGCGACTCGGCGCTGTAGCCACCGTACTCGGCAAAACGGGCTTCGAGGTCGGCGGCGTGCATGTAGTCGGCCTCGGTGGCATCCGGGTTGGCGTAGATGGCGTCCTTCTCGAGCATGCAGGTCCACATTTCCTCATGTCCCATCATGACGACGTCGATCACCCGCTGCTCCTCGAAGGCGAACTGGTCCTGGCGCAGGTAGGCCAGGCGTTCGTGGACGTCCTTGGTGACGTTGCCGGCAGTCGGCTCGAGTTCGCGTGCCAGGATCTTCATGAAGGTCGATTTGCCCGAGCCGTTGGCGCCGATCAGTCCATAGCGATAGCCCTCGCCGAACTTGAGGGAGACGTTCTCGAACAGGGGGCGGGCCCCGAACTGCATGGTGATGTTGTTGGCTATGAGCACGAAGGAACCTCTGGAAGATCGGATGCGCGAAAGTCGGGCGAGAAAGGATGGCGATGGACCGCGGGTGGGCAACGGCGCGGCGTCCAGCCGCGGCGACCTGCCGCCAGCCGGGTCGCCACCGGGGCGGCGCCAGGCAACGCCCATCGTCCGGCGAAAGCAGGCAATTGTACCGCAGGCTCGAGCTGCCCACCGGCATGATGGGCGCCGGGGGGGTGCAACCGAAAAAGCGACTGGCGCGGGGCCACCCTTGGCGAAGGTTTTGTTTCGCGGTTGCTGCCAGGCCTTGCTGCCACTGGGCTTCGCCGGTCATGCTTCAGGGCTGGCGCGGGTTGCCGACTTGGCCGGTTCAGCCGCCGCTGCCGGTTCCTGCCACGCCCCGCGGTGCGCGATTGACTCTGTTTTTCGAGCCGGCCTATACTGCCGTGTCGTCTTGCTTCCTTCTTCCCGTTTACGCCAAGTCGGCCGGGGAGGAGAGGTGGGATGGGCAGCGGGGGGGGCGACTCCGGCTGTTCCCGCCCTTCAGCAACCACTGGCCAGCGACACGGTGCCTGCAACCCGTACTTGCCGTCCGGCGTGGGGGAATGCGGGGGCTGCGCCCGTGTCAACGCGAGGCCTACCGGGAGCAAGCCATATGTTGAAGAACATCCTCATTCCGACCGATGGCTCGGAAGTGTCGCGCAAGGCGATCAAGGCCGGTGTCAAACTGGCGCAGTCGCTGGGGGCGAAGGTGACGGGTTACTACGCCATACCTTTCCTGCAGCCCGCCGCCTTCGGTGACGGCGAATTGATGAACAAGGAAATGGTGACCAAGCTCGACCGTTTGGCGCGTACGACCGGACAGAAGTATCTCGACGAGATCGACCAGGCCGCCAAGGAGGCTGGTGTCGAGTATGTCGGGCTGATCACCAAGCCGGTGATCACCTACGAAGGAATCATCGATGCCGCGAAGAAGAAGCGTTGCGATGCCATCTTCATGGCGTCGCGCGGGCGCAGCGAGGTCAAGAAGCTGCTGCTCGGCAGCGTGACGCAGAAGGTGCTGTCGCACGCACGGGTGCCGGTGATCGTCTACCGCTAGCCCACCGTCTGCGGTTGCCGGCGATCAGCCGTGCCCCGTGGCCGATGGCTCGGGGCATGATCCACCGTCCTGGCTTCGCCGCTCGACCGCGGCGCAGAGGCGTGGTGCGGCAGCCTCGATGACCCCGGAGTCGACCGCCGCGAAACCGAGGATCATCCCCGAGCGCTGCTGACCGGAATCGGCGTAGTACATCGACAACGGGCGCACGACGATCCCCGCTTCGAGCATCTCGCGGGCCAGGGACACGTCGTCGATCGGCTGCCTGAAGAAGTAGGGAAGGTGCAGGCCGGCCAGTCCACCGGTCGTGCTCACCAGGTTGCCGAGGCGGGATTCGATTGCCTTGCGCAGGACGTTGCGGCGCTCCTGATAGATGTTGCGAACCCGCCGCAGGTGCGCGCCGAGGTGGCCGCCGTCAATGAACTCGGCGAGGGCGGCCTGTTCGATCATGCGTCCTTCCCGATAGAGTTCCGCATTGCCGGTGGCGAAGGATTCGGCGAGGTCCTCGGGAACCACCAGGTAGGCCAGTCGCAGCCCCGGGAACATCGTCTTGCTGAACGTGCCCAGATAAATGACCCGCTGCGACCGCGCCTGGCCGAAAAGCGAGCCGATGGCGTAAGGATGAAAGCGGATCTCGTTGTCGTAGTCGTCTTCGATGATCCACGCGTTGTGTTCCTCGGCCAGTTCGAGCAGCTTGATTCGCCTGTTCAACGACATCACGACGCCGCTCGGGTACTGGCTTGACGGCGAGACGAAGATCAGCCGCGGCGGTGACACCGGCGCCGCCGGCGGTGCCATTCCCTGCTCATCGACCGGGATGGGCTCGAGCTGCAGTCCGCTCGCCCGCAGGACGTTGCTGGCGCCCCAGTACCCCGGATCCTCCATCCAGACACGATCCTTCTCATCGCACAGCATGCGCGCACAGAGGTCGATGGCCTGGTGCGAACCGTTTACGATCAGGATCTGGCGCGGCGAGCACGACATCATCCGTGACGCCCGCAGGTACTCGGCGAGAGCCGCCTTCAGCGGTCCATGGCCGCCGTGCCCGTAACGGGCCAGGTGGCGGTGTTCGAAGTTCGTATACTTGGCCAGCAGCCGTCGCCAGGTGGCGAAGGGGAAGAGGCCGACGTCGGGCACTCCGGGAACGAAGGCGCCACTCTGGATCGGGCTGCTCGTTGCGTGGCGCGCGATCTCTGCACCCCGTCTTGACAGCGGCCTGCCCTGGCGCCAGGGGCGATCCCGCCGCACTCGGCCCGGTGGGGCCAGTGCCAGTGCCTCCGACACGAGTGTGGCGGAGCCGCCGCAGCTCTGCAGATAGCCCTCGACGCGCAGCTTCTCGTAGGCCCTGACCACGGTGCTGCGGCTGAGACCGACGTCGGCCGATAGAACGCGGCTGGGAGGCAGCGGTGTGCCCGGCGGCAGTTCGCCATCGAGGATCAGGCGGCGAATCGCGAGGTAGAGGCTGGCCTGTGAACCGGATTCGCTGGTCAGGCTCTCGAGCCGCGTGCGGATCAGTTCGGCGCTGAGCGACTTGTCCATCCGTGGTCTCACCAAATTGGTATCGTCATTGTCGCAGCAATTGGTTCTTCCAGGGACCATTTGCACCGGTACAGTCTGGCCAATCCGCAGCGGGCGACACGGACAGCCTGCTCAGCGGGTGGACGTTTCTTGCCGTTTGCACCAGCCACAAGGAGACAAGCCATTGGAACTCAGCGACAGATCACTGCTCAGGCAGGCGTGCTACATCGATGGGCAGTGGGTCGGCGCCGACAGTGCGCGGACCTTCGCCGTCAGCAACCCGGCGACCGGGGAGCAACTGGCGAGTGTTCCCGACGCGGGCGTGATCGAGACCCGTCGCGCCATCGAGGCGGCGCGCGTGGCGCAGCCCGGGTGGCGTGCCAGGACGGCCGGCGAGAGGGCCAGGCTCCTGCGCCGCTGGCATGAACTGCTGCTTGCCAATCAGGAAGATCTGGCGCGGCTGATGACGGCCGAGCAGGGCAAACCGCTTGCCGAAGCGCGCGGCGAGATCGTCTATGCTGCCTCGTTCATCGAGTGGTTCGCCGAAGAAGGCAAGCGCCTCTACGGCGATGTGATTCCGGCGCATCACGCCGACAAGCGCGTCCTCGTCAGCAAGGAGCCGATCGGCGTCTGCGCTGCGATCACGCCGTGGAACTTCCCGGCCGCGATGATCACGCGCAAGGTCGGACCGGCGCTCGCCGCGGGCTGCACGATCGTCCTGAAGCCGGCCGAGGCGACCCCGCTGTCGGCACTGGCGCTGGCCGAACTGGCCGAGCGGGCCGGCATCCCGGCGGGCGTATTCAATGTACTGACCGGCGATCCAGTCGCCATCGGTGGCGAACTGTGCGCCAACCCGACCGTGCGCAAGCTCAGCTTCACCGGATCGACCGAAGTCGGGCGGATTCTCATGCAGCAGTGTGCGCCGACGATCAAGAAGCTTTCGCTCGAGTTGGGAGGCAACGCGCCGTTCATCGTCTTCGACGACGCGGACCTCGACGCTGCGGTACAGGGAGCGATGCTCTCCAAGTATCGCAACACGGGCCAGACCTGCGTCTGCGCCAACCGCCTGCTGGTCCAGGACGGTGTCCACGATGCCTTCGTCGCCAGGCTCGCGACTGCCGTGGCCGCGCTGCGCGTCGGCAATGGCATCGACGATGGCGTGACACAGGGGCCGCTGATCGATGACGCGGCCATCCTCAAGGTCGAGGAACTGGTCGCCGACGCCTGTTCCCTGGGCGCCCGTGTCGTCTGTGGGGGCCGGCGCCACGGTCTCGGTGGAACCTACTACGAGCCGACCATCCTCGCCGGCGTGACCCGCGAAATGCGGCTCGCCAGCGAAGAAGTGTTCGGGCCGGTGGCCCCGGTGTTCCGCTTCACCACCGAGGCCGAGGCGGTGGCGATGGCCAATGACACCGAATACGGACTGGCGTCCTACTTCTACACCGAGAACCTGGCGCGCAGCCTGCGCGTCGCCAGTGCCCTGGAGTACGGCATGGTTGGCATCAACACCGGGCTCATCTCGACCGAGGTGGCGCCGTTCGGTGGCATGAAGTCGTCCGGACTCGGCCGCGAAGGTTCCCGGTACGGCATCGAGGACTACGTCGAAATCAAGTACCTCTGTATCGGTGGCATCAACTGAGCCGTCTATCCGATTCAATCCTCACAGGAGATCAACATGAATGCACCGAACGAGAAACTGCCCCTGAAAACCAACGGCGACCTGATGAGCCGCCGCGCAGCGGCGTTGCCACGAGGCGTCGGCCAGGGGCACGCGCTGTTCGCCGAGCGGGCGGAGAATGCCGAAATCTGGGATGTCGAGGGGCGGCGCTGGATCGACTTCTGCGCTGGAATCGCCGTCGTCAATACCGGCCACTGCCATCCGCGGGTCATGGAAGCCGCGCGTCAGCAGTTGCAGTCCTTCACCCACACCTGCTTCCAGGTGGTTGCCTACGAAGCTTACGTCGAACTCTGTGAGCGGCTGAATGTTGCCGCTCCGGGCAGCACACCGAAGAAGTCCTTCCTCGTCAACACCGGTGCCGAGGCCGTCGAGAACGCGGTCAAGATCGCTCGCGCGGCAACCGGCCGCTCTGGCCTGATCGCCTTTGGCGGTGGCTTCCATGGCCGGACGATGTTCGGCATGGCGCTGACCGGCAAGGTTGCACCGTACAAGATCAAGTTCGGCCCATTCCCTGGCGAGATTTTCCATGTCCCGTTCCCGAACGCCCTGCAAGGGGTTTCGGAAGATGATTCGATCGCGGCCATCGAGCGACTGTTCGCCACCAGTATCGAGGCTTCGCGGGTCGCTGCGATCTTCATCGAGCCGGTGCAGGGAGAGGGTGGCTATGTTCCGGCTCCGCTGGGCTTCCTGCGCCGGCTGCGGGCCCTGTGCGACCGCCATGGCATCCTTCTCGTTGCCGATGAAGTGCAGACCGGGATTGCCCGCTGTGGCAAGATGTTCGCCAGCGAACACTACGGCGTCGAGCCCGACATCATCACCATGGCCAAGGGCCTCGGTGGTGGCCTTCCCGTCGCCGCCGTGGTCGGCAAGGCGGAGATCATGGACGCGGCGGACGTTGGTGGCCTGGGTTCGACCTATGCCGGCAACCCGGTAGCGGTAGCCGGCGCGCTGGCGGTGCTCGACGCCGTCGAGGAAGAGCGGCTCTGCGCGCGCTCGATGGCGCTCGGGGAGCGGATGCGTGCGCGCTTCGGGTCCATGATGGCGCGCTTTCCGTCGATCGTCGAGGTCCGCGGACTCGGCGCGATGACCGCGGTGGAGTTCTGTCACAATGGCGACCCGCAGCGGCCGGCGGCGGACATCGCCACCGCGTTGAAGAACGAAGCGGCGAAACGCGGTCTGCTGCTCCTGCTCTGCGGGCCGCATGGCAACGTCCTGAGGGTGATGGTGCCGCTGACCATCCCGCATGCCGTTCTCGACGAGGGACTGGACATCATCGAGGCGTCCCTGCGGGAAGTCGGCGCCTGATGATCCGCTCGCGGCGCAGGCCGACGCTGGTTCGTGGCCGCCTGCGCCGCTGCCCGTCAAAGCCGGGCGGCGCAGGCAGGTGCGTGCTACCATCGGCAGCGAAGGCGACGCCGATGACTGCGCCCGGCGCCGCTTCCGACTGTTGCCGCTCGTACAATCAGTTCAGGCGCAAGGAGACGCTCAGTGATGGTTCCTTTCTCAATTGCCGGAATCCAGATGAACATCTCGATGGAGCACGCCAACATCGATGCCATGGGGCACAAGCTGGATGTGTTGGTGGCACGTTTCCCCTGGGTGCAGATGGTGGTGTTCAGCGAACTGGCGCCGTTCGGCCCGGCGCCGCGCCACGCCCAGCCCACCGGTGGACCGGCCGAACTGGCTTTCTGCCAGATGGCGGCAAGGCACGGACTCTGGTTGCTTCCGGGCTCGCTGTTCGAGCGGGTGGGTGACGATATCTACAACACAGCCCCGGTGATCGATCCGAATGGCCATGTGGTGGCGCGCTACCGCAAGATGTTCCCCTTCCTGCCCTACGAAATGGGAATCAGGCCCGGGACCGAGTTCTGTGTTTTCGACGTGCCGGATGTCGGGCGCTTTGGTGTTTCGATCTGTTACGACATGTGGTTCCCGGAGACTACGCGGACCCTGGTGTCGATGGGCGCCGAGTGCATCCTCCATCCGACGATGACCGACACCATCGACCGTGATGTCGAACTGCCGATCGCGCGCGCCAGCGCAACGATCAACCAGTGCTACTTCTTCGATGTCAACGGGGTCGGCGATTGCGGCACGGGGAGGTCGATCATCGTCGGCCCCTCCGGCTACGTCATTCACGAAGCAGGGGGAGGCGAAGAGACCATGCCAGTCGAAATCGACCTGTCGCGGGTTCGCCGCGAGCGCGAGGTGGGCATCCGCGGCCTCGGCCAGACGCTTAAGAGCTTCCGTGACCGGCCGATCGAGTTTCCCGTCTACCAGAAGCATCTGGGCAGGACCGACTACCTCGACAGCCTGGGGCCGCTGATCAAGCCATCGCGCGGCTCACGGTCCGATCGCGCACTGCCGCCTGAGCGAGCGACTGCGGCAGGTGCCGGCTGCATCGCCGGGCTGGGCGGCATTGCCGGCGATGCCGGCACGACGCTCGCATCGGCTGAGGCGATGCCCTTGCTGCACGCCCACATCTGATCCGACCGGCGCTGCACCGGCGGCGGCCAGTACTCGCACCCGGCGCGGCGGCAGCCCCACGGCCCGGCAGCCGGTGGCTGCCGCGGTCTTCCTGCGGCGGCCATCCACGGTACCGACTGGCGGCTGGCTGCGCGCTCAATGTACTTCCGGGATGTGCTCGAGGCGCCGCGTCTGCTCGGCCATGTACACGTCCAGCCAGTACCTGTACAGGATGATGCCCTTTTCCTTCACGGCTGCCTTTTCGAGCATCGGCGTCATGCTGAGGAGAGGCTCCACCTGACCATCACGAACGAAGCCCATCACCGATTCGACTCCGATGCGGTTGTACCGGCTGTGGTCGAAGATGATCACTTCGCCGGCTGCCGGGAACTGCTCGATGTGGCGCTGTGAGTACAGCTGGTTCTTCTGGCGTTCGCTCGGCGTCGGCAGCGCGACCATGCGGAAGACGCGCGCGGTCATCGCCTTGATCGTGCCGCTGTCGCCGGCCGCACCGCGGCCTTCGAAGACCAGGATGACCTTGAGGCCCTTTGCGATCAGCCAGGACTGGAGATGAACGAGTAGCGCCTGCAGCTTCCCGAGGTCCTTGAGGCAGGCCGCATTTGGATATCCTGCTGGTCGACTTCTTGCGCTCCACGGCCTTCTCGCTTCCTTCCGCGCCATCGATCAACGGGGCTGGCGTCGGCCTCTGCTCCTGAGTCGTTGTCGCCTCGCTTGCCGTGGTGTTTCAGCGTTGGTTCCTGCGGCGCTGCAGGGCGCCGGAGGAAGCTTCGTCGCCAACGCGAAACCTAGTCGTAGGCCTTGTCGTTGGGTGATTTGTAGAGTTTCTTCAGGGCGTACGACATCTGGAAGTTGAGGTTCAGGCCCTTCGGCGGGATCGGCTGCAGGAACCACTTGGCGTATATCGTGTCGGCTTCGCCTGAGGTCATCACTTTGGCGAGCGCGCCATCGACGATCTTCTTCAACGCCAGGTCATCCTTGCGCATCATGCAGGCATAGGCCTGATACAACTGCGGCGTACCGACCACCGCCCACTCGCTGGCGTTCTTGGCTTTTGCCAGTTCGCCGTAGAGCAACACTTCATCCATCACGAAGGCCGCCGCACGGCCGCTTTCCAGGGTCAGGAACGCTTCGCCATGATCCTTGGCGCTGATGATCTTCATCTTGCTGTTGCTGCCGTCGTTCATCTTGCGCAGCAGACGCTCGGAGGTGGTGCCGGCGGTCGTCACCACGGTCTTGCCGGCCAGGTCGGAAAAGTCCTTGATCCCCGATTTGGCCTTGACCATGAGGCGGTTGCCGACGACGAAGATGGTGTTCGAGAAGGTGGCCTGTTTCTGACGCTCGAGGGTGTTGGTCGTCGAACCGCATTCCAGGTCAACGGTTCCGTTCTGGACGAGCGCGATGCGATTCTCGGAAGTGACGGGAACGAGCTTGACATCGAGCTTGGCAAGCTTCAGTTCGGCCTTGATCGCATCCACCGCCTTGAGCATCATTTCCTGCGAGTAGCCGACGACCTGCTGCTTGTCGTCGTAGTACGAGAATGGGATCGACGACTCGCGATGTCCCAGCGTGATGACCCCGGTCTCCTTGATCTTCTTCAACGTACCGGTCAGTTCCTGCGCCAGGGCTGGCGCCGAAGCAAGCGCAGTGGCGAGCGTTGCAGCAATGGCGAAGCGCCGTGAGATTGTGAACATTGTGCCTGTCTCCTTTTCAAATTGCTTCAGGGTGTGGCAGGGCCAGTCGGAAACACGATCTCGCGCTCGCCGGCGAGCGGCGCGAGCAGCGACTGCTGCCAGCGCTGGTCTTGCCAAAACAGCACGACACTGTGGATTGCCGGCTG
This genomic interval carries:
- a CDS encoding NAD-dependent succinate-semialdehyde dehydrogenase, which gives rise to MELSDRSLLRQACYIDGQWVGADSARTFAVSNPATGEQLASVPDAGVIETRRAIEAARVAQPGWRARTAGERARLLRRWHELLLANQEDLARLMTAEQGKPLAEARGEIVYAASFIEWFAEEGKRLYGDVIPAHHADKRVLVSKEPIGVCAAITPWNFPAAMITRKVGPALAAGCTIVLKPAEATPLSALALAELAERAGIPAGVFNVLTGDPVAIGGELCANPTVRKLSFTGSTEVGRILMQQCAPTIKKLSLELGGNAPFIVFDDADLDAAVQGAMLSKYRNTGQTCVCANRLLVQDGVHDAFVARLATAVAALRVGNGIDDGVTQGPLIDDAAILKVEELVADACSLGARVVCGGRRHGLGGTYYEPTILAGVTREMRLASEEVFGPVAPVFRFTTEAEAVAMANDTEYGLASYFYTENLARSLRVASALEYGMVGINTGLISTEVAPFGGMKSSGLGREGSRYGIEDYVEIKYLCIGGIN
- the gabT gene encoding 4-aminobutyrate--2-oxoglutarate transaminase, with amino-acid sequence MNAPNEKLPLKTNGDLMSRRAAALPRGVGQGHALFAERAENAEIWDVEGRRWIDFCAGIAVVNTGHCHPRVMEAARQQLQSFTHTCFQVVAYEAYVELCERLNVAAPGSTPKKSFLVNTGAEAVENAVKIARAATGRSGLIAFGGGFHGRTMFGMALTGKVAPYKIKFGPFPGEIFHVPFPNALQGVSEDDSIAAIERLFATSIEASRVAAIFIEPVQGEGGYVPAPLGFLRRLRALCDRHGILLVADEVQTGIARCGKMFASEHYGVEPDIITMAKGLGGGLPVAAVVGKAEIMDAADVGGLGSTYAGNPVAVAGALAVLDAVEEERLCARSMALGERMRARFGSMMARFPSIVEVRGLGAMTAVEFCHNGDPQRPAADIATALKNEAAKRGLLLLLCGPHGNVLRVMVPLTIPHAVLDEGLDIIEASLREVGA
- the mnmA gene encoding tRNA 2-thiouridine(34) synthase MnmA encodes the protein MNEGSTVVVGLSGGVDSAVAALLLKQQGWRVVGLFMKNWEDDDTDEHCASRQDLVDVMSVADTLGIDVEVMNFAAEYRERVFAHFLREHEAGRTPNPDVLCNSEIKFKAFLEHAATIGADCIATGHYAGVREFEGAWQLLKAEDGTKDQSYFLHRLQQEHLARTLFPLAGLYKREVRRIAADAGLHVALKKDSTGICFIGERPFKEFLMRYLPPQKGEIRCLDDDRVLGEHDGVAYHTIGQRKGLHIGGVKGGRGGASGDHDAWFVAGKDIVNNVLHVVQGHHHPALLSEELTARDLSWVSAQPPHAHWVYTAKTRYRQADAPCEIEWVAADACRIRFAEPQWAVTPGQSVVVYESRVCLGGGVIA
- a CDS encoding glutamate/aspartate ABC transporter substrate-binding protein, whose translation is MFTISRRFAIAATLATALASAPALAQELTGTLKKIKETGVITLGHRESSIPFSYYDDKQQVVGYSQEMMLKAVDAIKAELKLAKLDVKLVPVTSENRIALVQNGTVDLECGSTTNTLERQKQATFSNTIFVVGNRLMVKAKSGIKDFSDLAGKTVVTTAGTTSERLLRKMNDGSNSKMKIISAKDHGEAFLTLESGRAAAFVMDEVLLYGELAKAKNASEWAVVGTPQLYQAYACMMRKDDLALKKIVDGALAKVMTSGEADTIYAKWFLQPIPPKGLNLNFQMSYALKKLYKSPNDKAYD
- a CDS encoding universal stress protein, with the protein product MLKNILIPTDGSEVSRKAIKAGVKLAQSLGAKVTGYYAIPFLQPAAFGDGELMNKEMVTKLDRLARTTGQKYLDEIDQAAKEAGVEYVGLITKPVITYEGIIDAAKKKRCDAIFMASRGRSEVKKLLLGSVTQKVLSHARVPVIVYR
- a CDS encoding carbon-nitrogen hydrolase family protein produces the protein MVPFSIAGIQMNISMEHANIDAMGHKLDVLVARFPWVQMVVFSELAPFGPAPRHAQPTGGPAELAFCQMAARHGLWLLPGSLFERVGDDIYNTAPVIDPNGHVVARYRKMFPFLPYEMGIRPGTEFCVFDVPDVGRFGVSICYDMWFPETTRTLVSMGAECILHPTMTDTIDRDVELPIARASATINQCYFFDVNGVGDCGTGRSIIVGPSGYVIHEAGGGEETMPVEIDLSRVRREREVGIRGLGQTLKSFRDRPIEFPVYQKHLGRTDYLDSLGPLIKPSRGSRSDRALPPERATAAGAGCIAGLGGIAGDAGTTLASAEAMPLLHAHI
- a CDS encoding ABC-F family ATPase translates to MLIANNITMQFGARPLFENVSLKFGEGYRYGLIGANGSGKSTFMKILARELEPTAGNVTKDVHERLAYLRQDQFAFEEQRVIDVVMMGHEEMWTCMLEKDAIYANPDATEADYMHAADLEARFAEYGGYSAESRAGELLLGVGIPAAQHHGPMSDVAPGWKLRVLLIQALFADPDILLLDEPTNNLDIGTIRWLENVINERNSTMVIISHDRHFLNQVCTHMADLDYGKITVYPGNYDDFMEASTQARQRQQSANAKAKERIAELQSFVRRFSANASKAKQATSRLKLIDKLKPEDVKPSSRQYPWIRFEFDDKEKLHRQAVEIQNLGFAYHGAERPIFSKLDLSLNGGERLAIIGENGVGKTTLLKLLLGELQPQRGSIKWAEKARPGYYAQDHALDFDSDLSLTDWIAGYARGSADEGDDLATLIRGTLGRLLFSGNEVQKPVRVISGGEQGRMIFGRLMLQRPNVLVMDEPTNHLDMESIESLNTALEKFKGTLIFVSHDREFVSSLATRVLEIRPDGTLVNYLGNYEDYLASQGLA
- a CDS encoding PLP-dependent aminotransferase family protein; translation: MDKSLSAELIRTRLESLTSESGSQASLYLAIRRLILDGELPPGTPLPPSRVLSADVGLSRSTVVRAYEKLRVEGYLQSCGGSATLVSEALALAPPGRVRRDRPWRQGRPLSRRGAEIARHATSSPIQSGAFVPGVPDVGLFPFATWRRLLAKYTNFEHRHLARYGHGGHGPLKAALAEYLRASRMMSCSPRQILIVNGSHQAIDLCARMLCDEKDRVWMEDPGYWGASNVLRASGLQLEPIPVDEQGMAPPAAPVSPPRLIFVSPSSQYPSGVVMSLNRRIKLLELAEEHNAWIIEDDYDNEIRFHPYAIGSLFGQARSQRVIYLGTFSKTMFPGLRLAYLVVPEDLAESFATGNAELYREGRMIEQAALAEFIDGGHLGAHLRRVRNIYQERRNVLRKAIESRLGNLVSTTGGLAGLHLPYFFRQPIDDVSLAREMLEAGIVVRPLSMYYADSGQQRSGMILGFAAVDSGVIEAAAPRLCAAVERRSQDGGSCPEPSATGHG